In Elgaria multicarinata webbii isolate HBS135686 ecotype San Diego chromosome 19, rElgMul1.1.pri, whole genome shotgun sequence, a genomic segment contains:
- the LOC134411065 gene encoding glycosyltransferase family 92 protein F13G3.3-like, giving the protein MLMLSYLQLQKYSRQPKIILRKERGLCRGRMASNSISVLRDNRTLVIASYFDNRVEKLTRVIGIVPHEEVKEHYCWFCCQAADKVYISKAVIDVHADHFGFPYATADLICMEPRNCEPRSVSLNSVPYGDGSRLLRFEIKNRKLESSSVEFTVCISTMFGDYNNILQFIQSMEMYKLLGARRVVIYKNSCSPLMEKVLEFYVAEGTVEIVPWPITSYLSVSTEWKWDPKGNGTQIGYYGQIAALNDCVYRNMYRSRYVLLNDVDEIILPVEHADWKALMESLEKQNPEVGIFLFENHVFPNTVFTSVNIPSWNAVPGVNILQHNLREPDRKEVLNPRKMIVNPRKVVQTSVHSVLQALGDSIEVPMEVAMVHHCRAPWQPDLPREFLIRDTTLWRYNSSLISSVSRVLRNIPLQVVK; this is encoded by the coding sequence ATGCTGATGCTTTCCTATCTGCAGCTGCAGAAATACTCTCGCCAACCCAAAATAATCCTTCGGAAAGAGAGAGGCCTTTGCAGGGGAAGGATGGCCAGTAATTCAATCTCTGTTTTAAGGGACAACAGGACTTTGGTCATCGCGTCATACTTCGATAACCGGGTGGAAAAATTGACTCGGGTGATTGGAATTGTACCCCACGAGGAAGTCAAAGAACATTATTGCTGGTTCTGTTGCCAAGCTGCTGACAAAGTCTACATCTCGAAGGCTGTGATCGACGTCCACGCAGACCACTTTGGATTCCCGTACGCGACGGCGGACTTGATCTGCATGGAACCCAGAAACTGCGAGCCTCGCTCTGTGTCGCTGAACTCAGTTCCTTATGGAGACGGCAGCCGGTTGCTGCGGTTTGAAATTAAAAACCGCAAACTGGAGAGCTCTTCCGTGGAGTTCACGGTGTGCATCTCCACCATGTTTGGAGACTACAACAACATCCTGCAGTTCATTCAAAGCATGGAAATGTATAAGCTCCTCGGGGCCCGGAGAGTGGTGATCTACAAGAACAGTTGCAGCCCACTGATGGAGAAAGTCTTGGAGTTTTATGTGGCAGAGGGGACCGTCGAGATAGTCCCCTGGCCAATCACATCCTACCTCAGTGTTTCTACTGAATGGAAATGGGACCCCAAGGGCAATGGCACCCAGATTGGCTATTACGGACAAATTGCAGCCTTGAATGACTGTGTCTATCGGAATATGTACAGGAGCAGGTACGTATTGCTGAACGACGTTGATGAAATTATTCTGCCCGTTGAGCACGCAGATTGGAAAGCCCTGATGGAGAGCCTTGAGAAGCAAAATCCAGAGGTTGGCATTTTCCTCTTTGAAAACCACGTCTTCCCTAATACAGTCTTTACCTCCGTCAACATCCCGTCTTGGAACGCAGTACCTGGAGTCAACATATTGCAGCACAATCTTCGAGAACCGGATAGGAAAGAGGTCCTCAACCCACGGAAAATGATTGTCAATCCCAGGAAGGTGGTTCAGACGTCTGTTCACTCCGTCCTCCAGGCACTGGGAGACAGCATAGAAGTTCCCATGGAAGTCGCGATGGTGCACCACTGCCGGGCCCCTTGGCAGCCAGACTTACCCAGAGAATTCCTGATTAGAGACACAACACTCTGGAGATATAACTCGTCACTGATCAGCTCAGTTAGCCGTGTGCTACGAAACATACCATTGCAAGTGGTGAAGTGA
- the LOC134411259 gene encoding beta-1,4-galactosyltransferase galt-1-like, whose product MRRNACGGTPASDTITPLKDNKTFIINAYSDNRESENKTTRVIGIVHHKDVRELYCWFCCSSIHEIRISQAKIDVHVDRFDFPYGATDLQCLEPKDCEPHYIMIHWSREGKIDQLPEFEIRNRYAEDDLLGFTVCISTMFGNYNNVLQFVQSVEMYKILGVEKVVIYTNNCSQLMAKVLDFYVAEDIVEIIPWPIDSYLRTTSHWHYSMDAKDIGYYGQITALNDCIYRNMYKTKYLLLNDIDEIILPIKYPDWKTMMHNLQKQNPKSGIFLFENHVFPKTIFEPNNPFNISLWGSVPGVNILQHVMREPDRKHVFNPRKMIVDPRKVIQTSVHSVLKAYGKHVYVPMDVAFVYHCRIPFQKKLPRESLIKDTTIWRFNKSLVGNVTEVLQQTVL is encoded by the coding sequence ATGCGGCGGAACGCCTGCGGCGGAACGCCTGCCAGTGATACCATCACACCCCTAAAAGACAACAAAACCTTTATCATTAACGCATACTCTGATAATAGAGAAAGCGAGAACAAAACGACACGGGTGATTGGAATAGTCCATCATAAAGACGTCAGGGAACTTTATTGCTGGTTTTGCTGCTCATCCATTCATGAAATACGTATCTCCCAAGCTAAAATAGATGTCCATGTTGATCGATTTGATTTTCCTTATGGTGCCACAGACTTGCAATGTCTTGAACCTAAAGACTGTGAGCCCCATTACATAATGATCCATTGGTCCCGTGAAGGCAAAATTGACCAACTGCCAGAGTTTGAAATAAGAAACCGCTATGCTGAGGATGACCTTTTGGGATTCACCGTCTGCATCTCCACCATGTTTGGAAACTACAACAATGTCCTGCAGTTTGTGCAGAGTGTGGAGATGTATAAAATTCTCGGAGTGGAGAAAGTGGTGATCTACACGAATAACTGCAGCCAACTGATGGCAAAAGTGCTGGATTTTTATGTTGCAGAAGATATTGTCGAAATAATCCCTTGGCCGATTGATTCATACCTCCGTACTACTTCTCACTGGCATTACTCAATGGATGCCAAAGACATTGGCTACTACGGGCAAATTACAGCCTTAAATGATTGCATCTATCGCAACATGTACAAGACCAAATATTTGCTGCTCAATGACATTGATGAAATTATTCTGCCTATTAAATATCCAGATTGGAAAACGATGATGCACAACTTGCAGAAGCAAAACCCAAAGAGTGGCATTTTTCTCTTTGAGAACCATGTCTTTCCTAAAACCATATTCGAACCCAACAATCCATTCAACATCTCACTTTGGGGCTCAGTGCCCGGAGTCAACATATTGCAGCACGTCATGCGGGAGCCTGATAGGAAACACGTTTTCAATCCTCGGAAAATGATTGTTGATCCAAGGAAAGTGATCCAGACCTCTGTCCACTCTGTTCTCAAGGCGTACGGGAAGCACGTTTATGTCCCAATGGATGTTGCCTTTGTCTATCATTGCCGGATTCCCTTTCAAAAAAAGCTGCCTAGAGAATCCCTGATTAAGGATACAACAATCTGGAGATTTAATAAGTCACTGGTTGGGAATGTTACTGAGGTTCTACAACAAACAGTGTTGTAA